One window of Mesorhizobium sp. PAMC28654 genomic DNA carries:
- a CDS encoding LuxR C-terminal-related transcriptional regulator: MNIQSERANEATGQRVSVLVAERNPLVLSALREMLECDGRFAFFGSVRSGKHFLELATASQFDVAVIGWKLVDMDGADLLAEIQNRKLDVRVTVFSNEHDIGILKQCVRLGAHGYCFQFDEPQIIFETILAVARGRICIPYIDINKINDTPLSRLTVRERELLAVLADGWTNLQIATRTGISENTVKYHLKNLYDKLAVRNRAMAVALYSSEKRWGS, translated from the coding sequence TTGAACATCCAGTCGGAGAGAGCAAACGAGGCAACCGGACAGCGCGTTAGCGTTCTCGTCGCCGAGCGCAATCCGCTGGTATTGTCGGCCCTGCGTGAAATGCTGGAATGCGACGGGCGTTTCGCGTTTTTTGGCTCGGTGCGAAGCGGCAAGCATTTCCTGGAACTCGCGACGGCGTCGCAATTCGATGTGGCCGTCATCGGCTGGAAACTCGTCGACATGGACGGCGCCGACCTTCTGGCGGAAATCCAGAACCGCAAGCTCGACGTGCGCGTTACTGTCTTTTCGAACGAACACGATATCGGAATCCTGAAGCAGTGCGTGCGCCTCGGGGCTCATGGCTACTGTTTCCAGTTCGACGAGCCCCAGATCATCTTCGAGACGATACTCGCGGTCGCGCGCGGCCGTATCTGCATCCCTTATATCGACATCAACAAGATCAACGACACGCCGCTGTCGCGGCTCACGGTGCGCGAGCGGGAACTTCTGGCGGTGCTTGCCGACGGCTGGACCAACCTGCAGATCGCGACACGCACCGGTATCTCCGAGAATACCGTGAAATATCATCTCAAGAATCTCTACGACAAGCTTGCCGTCCGCAATCGGGCAATGGCGGTCGCACTCTATTCAAGTGAGAAGCGTTGGGGATCCTAG
- a CDS encoding MerR family transcriptional regulator — translation MREYYSITELTREFDVSTRTLRFYEDEGLVQPVRRGRTRLFRPSDRHLIRQIMRGKRLGFSINEIREIIQMYKEPPGEVGQLKLMIKRIEEKREDLRQKRRDLEETLAELDQAEESCVERLVELGVNT, via the coding sequence ATGCGGGAATACTATTCGATCACGGAGCTGACTCGCGAATTCGATGTTTCGACGCGGACGTTGCGCTTCTACGAGGATGAGGGGCTGGTGCAACCGGTGCGGCGTGGCCGCACCCGCCTGTTCCGTCCGTCGGACCGGCATCTCATCCGCCAGATCATGCGCGGAAAGAGGCTCGGCTTCTCGATCAACGAAATCCGCGAAATCATCCAGATGTACAAGGAGCCGCCCGGCGAAGTCGGGCAACTCAAGCTCATGATCAAGCGCATCGAGGAAAAGCGCGAGGATCTCCGGCAGAAGCGCAGGGATCTCGAGGAGACGCTGGCCGAACTCGACCAGGCCGAGGAATCATGCGTTGAGCGGCTCGTGGAGCTTGGCGTCAACACGTAA
- a CDS encoding methyltransferase family protein, translating to MTDSQAKPGIIPWPPLIYIAAIAISVALGLLYPLPWIDDLLGDILFAAGWVALLAVAALWFTAIRIMMRAKTTLNPNAVPDHLVTSGPFGITRNPMYLANTLLLIGVAFVSGIAWFLPLAFIAAFVTQKVAIEGEEKILAAKFGKKYRDYAKKVRRWI from the coding sequence ATGACCGACAGCCAGGCAAAGCCGGGAATAATTCCGTGGCCACCGCTGATCTACATCGCCGCCATCGCCATCAGCGTCGCGCTCGGGCTTCTCTATCCGCTACCATGGATCGACGACCTCCTGGGCGACATCCTGTTCGCGGCCGGCTGGGTGGCGCTGCTTGCCGTCGCCGCACTCTGGTTCACGGCGATCCGCATCATGATGCGGGCCAAGACCACGCTTAATCCCAATGCCGTACCCGACCATCTGGTAACGAGCGGCCCGTTCGGCATTACCCGCAATCCAATGTACCTGGCCAATACGCTGCTGTTGATCGGCGTGGCCTTTGTCTCGGGGATAGCGTGGTTCCTGCCGCTGGCGTTCATCGCCGCCTTCGTCACCCAAAAGGTCGCGATCGAGGGCGAGGAGAAAATCCTTGCGGCGAAGTTCGGCAAGAAATACCGGGATTATGCGAAGAAGGTGCGGCGCTGGATTTGA